In a genomic window of Infirmifilum sp. NZ:
- a CDS encoding SCP2 sterol-binding domain-containing protein, whose product MGEDLERSIELLKKRFEDPEVVKSLSGFTKVVIFEFPDVGKSYTFNIENGLLKSVIEGAQGQGDIRITMSSTTFTDIMSKKANPIREYQLGRITVKGSMSDLLKMRKLLL is encoded by the coding sequence ATGGGCGAGGATTTAGAAAGAAGTATAGAGCTTTTAAAGAAGAGGTTTGAAGATCCGGAGGTCGTGAAGTCGCTTTCTGGTTTCACAAAGGTGGTGATCTTCGAGTTTCCCGATGTAGGTAAGAGCTACACCTTCAATATTGAGAATGGGCTTCTCAAAAGCGTAATTGAGGGCGCACAAGGCCAAGGAGATATCCGGATAACTATGTCGTCCACAACATTCACGGATATAATGAGCAAGAAGGCGAACCCTATCAGAGAGTACCAACTTGGCAGGATAACAGTTAAGGGCTCCATGAGCGATCTCCTAAAAATGAGGAAGTTGCTGCTCTAG
- a CDS encoding NAD(P)-dependent oxidoreductase has protein sequence MPRKALVTARFAKDALAELGKHLEVRYESWFDRHYVLSEEELLERVRREGYDVLIVELERVSAEVLDGSDLSIVSICRNDPSKNIDLAKATERGVLVTYTPGRNANAVAELTVALMLAVLRKVVRADRRLRGGFTVSSFEDFVALRSELEGSELSGKTVGIVGLGKIGSRVAELLAGFNVRLLAYDPYVDSAKAEKLGVRLVSLEELLRESDIITLHVPPTPETVNLIGKREIDLMKPTAILLNLANPVVVDEDALYEALAQGRIAGAGLDVFTEEPVDSSNRFLKLDNVVVTPHIGGNTLETVHRQSWMVVEDLTLALKGEKPRRLLNPEVWERWRKRFSW, from the coding sequence ATGCCTCGGAAGGCACTAGTGACGGCGCGCTTCGCGAAAGATGCTCTAGCTGAGCTTGGGAAGCACCTCGAGGTCAGGTACGAGAGCTGGTTTGACAGGCACTACGTACTCTCGGAGGAGGAACTGTTAGAGCGCGTGCGGCGTGAAGGATACGATGTACTTATCGTCGAGCTAGAGCGCGTGAGCGCGGAGGTTTTGGATGGCTCGGATCTCAGCATCGTGAGCATTTGCAGAAACGACCCCTCCAAGAACATAGACCTTGCGAAGGCCACCGAGCGGGGGGTTCTCGTCACGTACACGCCTGGGAGGAACGCGAACGCCGTAGCAGAGCTGACCGTAGCTTTGATGCTCGCAGTTCTGAGGAAAGTTGTGCGAGCCGACCGTAGACTTCGGGGCGGGTTTACGGTTTCCAGCTTCGAAGATTTTGTAGCTCTCAGGTCTGAGCTGGAGGGTAGCGAGCTGTCTGGGAAAACTGTCGGCATAGTGGGGCTCGGCAAGATAGGAAGCCGTGTTGCCGAATTACTTGCGGGCTTCAACGTCAGGCTCCTCGCATACGACCCTTACGTCGATAGTGCGAAAGCGGAGAAGCTGGGGGTTAGGCTTGTAAGCCTCGAGGAGCTCCTCCGCGAGAGCGATATCATCACGTTGCACGTCCCTCCCACCCCTGAGACGGTGAACCTGATCGGCAAGAGGGAGATCGACTTAATGAAGCCGACAGCGATACTCCTAAACCTGGCTAACCCGGTTGTCGTGGATGAGGACGCTCTCTACGAGGCTCTAGCCCAGGGCAGAATCGCAGGAGCAGGTTTGGACGTGTTCACGGAGGAGCCTGTGGATTCCTCTAACAGGTTCCTCAAGCTCGACAACGTCGTGGTCACCCCGCATATCGGCGGCAATACCCTCGAGACTGTTCACAGGCAGTCCTGGATGGTTGTCGAGGACTTGACTCTCGCCCTCAAAGGCGAGAAGCCTAGGCGCTTGCTGAACCCGGAGGTCTGGGAGAGATGGAGAAAGAGGTTTTCCTGGTAA
- a CDS encoding xylulokinase, translating into MEKEVFLVIDLGTSCLRTLALTREGRAVAGARRVPRILRGEFPFILQYDVDSLTSDLYTSISEVLEQLRGRKFSLRAIGVTAQRGGACFLDRDLNEIYVGPNIDARGFLATIDLAEDRLRRVYESTGQYPPQLFVPGRLQWFREYAEEESRRIAHVITLLDWVVLRLTGRVTSELSSASSTMLLDVRRREWSKVALEAFAVDPALLAEISEPGLVSENISPELSRKTGLPEKTPVVVCGGDTHVASLAFGATVTGVAGAVAGATCPVVQVLSEPRVDPEMRMWTSVHVIPGHWILESNTGRCGGVVDWFVESLLLRPGDYEYFDELVLSSPPGSRGVRFKHGASVMNARKTGEQDVDIYVRVPEFSLHEEQVAIRDVARSLLESISYSVRANYEQLRSVSGAASPFFGVTGGLTRLQSFRKILPAVMGFETRFTRQHNGTALGCLALTMQALGEFRSVGEAVAAVSDVEGVRPPEGECQEYNTLYYNWLEFYREVI; encoded by the coding sequence ATGGAGAAAGAGGTTTTCCTGGTAATCGACCTTGGGACATCGTGCCTGAGGACACTAGCCCTAACGCGAGAGGGGAGAGCTGTCGCTGGGGCTAGACGCGTGCCGAGAATCTTGCGCGGAGAATTCCCCTTTATCCTGCAGTATGATGTTGACTCGCTCACCTCGGATCTCTACACCTCCATTTCAGAGGTACTCGAGCAGCTCCGCGGAAGGAAGTTCAGTCTGAGGGCAATAGGGGTAACTGCTCAGCGTGGGGGTGCATGCTTCCTCGACAGAGACCTGAACGAAATTTACGTAGGTCCGAACATCGACGCCAGAGGCTTTCTGGCAACGATCGACCTGGCTGAAGACCGGTTGCGCAGGGTTTATGAGTCCACGGGACAGTACCCTCCACAGCTCTTCGTACCAGGGAGGCTTCAGTGGTTCCGCGAGTACGCTGAGGAAGAGTCTCGGAGGATAGCTCACGTGATAACGCTCCTCGACTGGGTTGTGTTACGGCTCACGGGGAGGGTTACCAGCGAGCTCTCCAGCGCTTCGAGCACCATGCTCCTCGACGTAAGGCGTCGGGAGTGGAGCAAGGTAGCGCTGGAGGCTTTCGCGGTAGACCCCGCGTTGCTTGCGGAGATCAGCGAACCGGGCCTCGTATCCGAAAACATTTCACCCGAGCTATCCAGGAAAACTGGCCTACCCGAGAAAACGCCCGTTGTCGTGTGCGGCGGGGACACCCACGTTGCTTCACTGGCTTTTGGCGCGACAGTAACTGGCGTTGCCGGTGCAGTGGCGGGCGCAACCTGCCCGGTGGTTCAGGTCCTTAGTGAGCCTCGCGTAGATCCTGAGATGCGCATGTGGACGAGCGTCCACGTAATCCCAGGGCACTGGATCTTAGAGAGTAATACAGGTCGTTGCGGTGGAGTGGTTGACTGGTTTGTGGAGAGCCTCCTTCTGAGGCCCGGGGACTACGAGTACTTCGACGAACTTGTGTTGTCGTCTCCTCCGGGGTCACGGGGGGTCCGATTCAAGCACGGAGCCTCAGTGATGAACGCTAGGAAAACAGGAGAGCAGGACGTAGACATTTACGTGAGAGTCCCCGAGTTCTCGCTCCACGAGGAGCAGGTGGCAATACGGGACGTCGCTCGAAGCCTCCTGGAATCCATCTCTTACTCGGTCAGGGCTAACTACGAGCAACTCAGGAGCGTGTCTGGAGCAGCCTCGCCGTTCTTCGGCGTAACAGGGGGCTTGACAAGGCTTCAGAGCTTCCGGAAGATTCTGCCCGCCGTCATGGGTTTCGAGACGAGGTTCACGAGGCAGCACAACGGCACAGCGCTAGGTTGCTTGGCTCTGACGATGCAAGCGCTAGGCGAGTTTAGGTCGGTTGGCGAGGCTGTAGCCGCAGTAAGTGATGTTGAGGGGGTCAGACCCCCTGAAGGGGAGTGCCAGGAGTACAACACGCTTTATTATAACTGGCTGGAGTTTTACAGGGAGGTGATCTGA
- a CDS encoding class II aldolase/adducin family protein — protein MLYPELRKGIVEAFRFLEERNLNYGYSGNISVRVPQGDLYLITPSGVKKARLSPEDVLVVDRSLNVVEGRGNPSVEARMHLAIYDAREDVRAIVHAHPLYSSVLAAIRRSLPPLLEETVLYLGGTVEVADYAPSGTEELARNVVRALGGKSAVLLANHGALTCGSSLEEALDAMVYLERAALVYVLASLLGAPHELPSEVVELERELYEARRWSPR, from the coding sequence TTGTTATACCCAGAGCTGAGGAAGGGCATCGTGGAGGCTTTCAGGTTCCTCGAGGAAAGAAACCTGAATTACGGCTACAGCGGGAACATCAGCGTTCGGGTCCCCCAGGGCGACCTATACCTCATAACACCAAGCGGGGTGAAGAAGGCTCGTTTATCGCCCGAGGATGTTCTTGTTGTGGATCGTAGCCTTAACGTTGTTGAGGGTCGCGGTAACCCCTCCGTTGAGGCGCGGATGCACCTTGCGATCTACGATGCACGGGAGGACGTGCGGGCAATCGTGCATGCACACCCACTCTACTCCTCGGTGCTTGCCGCTATTCGAAGGAGCCTCCCCCCGCTCCTCGAGGAAACAGTGCTCTACCTTGGGGGAACGGTAGAGGTCGCTGACTACGCTCCCTCAGGAACCGAGGAGCTCGCCAGGAATGTGGTCAGAGCGCTTGGCGGGAAAAGCGCGGTTCTGCTTGCCAATCACGGCGCGTTGACGTGCGGGTCCAGCCTCGAGGAGGCTCTCGACGCAATGGTGTACCTCGAGAGAGCCGCGCTCGTATACGTGCTGGCAAGCCTCCTGGGCGCTCCACATGAACTACCAAGCGAGGTGGTCGAACTCGAGCGCGAGCTTTACGAAGCGAGGAGGTGGAGCCCTAGATGA